A part of Sulfurimonas sp. HSL-1716 genomic DNA contains:
- a CDS encoding permease — protein sequence MKQAPKARVSGTIFLPIVITTYIVLAFLHPSKTLTALDASFHVFLRILPIITAVIILLGVFNYFFDAKKFSQKLQMGSGVKGWFFALAGGVISHGPVYVWYPLLTDLRTHGMRDGLIVAFVYSRSIKVPMLPVMIDYFGWKFTVILSIYILIASVLQGVVMDFFKTNSQS from the coding sequence ATGAAACAAGCACCAAAAGCAAGGGTAAGCGGAACGATCTTTTTGCCTATCGTCATTACAACATACATAGTACTGGCCTTCTTGCATCCAAGCAAGACACTCACTGCCCTAGATGCCAGCTTCCATGTATTTCTTAGAATTCTTCCCATCATTACAGCCGTCATCATCCTTTTGGGAGTATTCAACTACTTTTTCGATGCAAAAAAATTTTCGCAAAAACTGCAAATGGGTTCGGGTGTAAAGGGGTGGTTCTTTGCTTTGGCGGGAGGAGTCATAAGTCACGGACCGGTGTATGTCTGGTACCCGCTGCTAACCGATCTGCGAACCCACGGAATGCGTGACGGGCTCATCGTAGCTTTCGTCTACTCACGCAGCATTAAAGTGCCGATGCTGCCGGTGATGATAGACTACTTCGGATGGAAATTCACGGTAATTCTGTCTATTTATATTTTGATTGCTTCTGTTTTGCAGGGGGTTGTTATGGATTTTTTTAAAACA